A single Sulfurimonas aquatica DNA region contains:
- a CDS encoding glycosyltransferase family 2 protein — protein sequence MNISVVIPTYNRYEFLKRALKSVYAQTYAPQEIIVIDDGSTDNTQNIQIDFPDVKYFYKENGGVSSARNLGIKNASFAWVAFLDSDDEWVEMKLEEQVNFHKKNKDYLISYTNEIWIRDAKEVKIPKKFQKHGGEIFKESLSYCNIAPSSVIIHKSLLELIGNFDENLEVCEDYDLWLRVSLEHKIGLVDKKLIKKYAGHENQLSFKHWGMDRFRVASLEKLLECNDIEKKELIIVELIKKYTLLLKGAFKYDKIDDISFYSEKIEIMKKEL from the coding sequence ATGAACATATCGGTTGTAATTCCTACATATAATCGATATGAGTTTTTGAAACGGGCGCTAAAATCCGTTTATGCTCAAACTTATGCTCCTCAAGAAATAATAGTCATCGATGATGGCTCAACTGACAATACTCAAAATATACAAATTGACTTTCCTGATGTTAAATACTTTTATAAAGAAAATGGCGGTGTTTCATCTGCTAGAAACTTAGGTATTAAAAACGCAAGTTTTGCGTGGGTGGCATTTTTAGATTCAGATGATGAGTGGGTAGAGATGAAGCTTGAAGAACAAGTAAACTTTCATAAAAAAAATAAAGATTATTTAATAAGTTATACCAACGAGATTTGGATTAGAGACGCTAAAGAGGTAAAAATACCAAAGAAGTTTCAAAAGCATGGAGGAGAGATTTTTAAAGAGTCGCTTTCATATTGCAATATCGCACCATCTTCTGTAATTATTCATAAATCACTACTTGAATTAATTGGAAACTTTGATGAAAATCTAGAAGTTTGTGAAGATTATGACCTATGGTTAAGAGTATCGTTAGAACATAAAATAGGATTAGTAGATAAAAAACTTATCAAAAAATATGCAGGACATGAGAATCAGTTAAGTTTTAAACACTGGGGTATGGATAGGTTTAGAGTTGCATCACTTGAAAAACTTTTAGAGTGTAACGATATCGAGAAAAAAGAACTAATAATAGTAGAACTTATAAAAAAATATACTCTGTTACTTAAAGGTGCTTTTAAATATGATAAAATTGATGATATTAGTTTTTACAGTGAAAAAATTGAAATAATGAAAAAGGAACTTTAA
- a CDS encoding glucose-6-phosphate isomerase, protein MNYNDNYNPSISDEDVFIEILKEKEHIGYYNLAHQDTTSFKEYAKGVKQSNVVVMGIGGSTLGTYAIYKFLKHSKELSKHLYFLETTDPIDIQSKLEGIDLEDTLFIVISKSGTTVETISIFKYIHSLVKIDKTNTLIITEHDSKLNTYAKANDMQTFEIPKNVGGRFSVFSAVGLVPLAIVGIDIDELLRGTKEVHDSFFYKEAEYKRILKKARFFVEYKNSFNINVVFSYSSRLEGFNKWYIQLWGESLGKVDINKTNQGLTPVGIIGPIDQHSFLQLIVEGKRDKTVTVVKVDNFYNHLKIPPVKLKGLEELDYLDNIEFSSLINKQADATIESINNLGDIPCDVISIDGVTEYAIASLMYEYELLTSVCAKFMYIDAYNQPGVESGKIILKNKLKKK, encoded by the coding sequence ATGAACTACAATGACAACTATAATCCAAGCATATCTGATGAAGATGTATTTATAGAGATACTAAAAGAGAAAGAGCATATTGGCTATTATAATCTTGCACATCAAGATACAACTTCTTTTAAAGAGTATGCAAAAGGTGTGAAGCAGAGTAACGTTGTAGTGATGGGAATAGGTGGAAGTACACTTGGAACTTATGCAATATATAAGTTTTTAAAACACTCTAAGGAACTTAGTAAACATCTTTATTTTCTAGAAACTACTGACCCAATAGATATTCAGTCAAAGCTTGAAGGGATAGACCTAGAAGATACTCTTTTTATAGTGATATCGAAGTCTGGAACTACTGTTGAGACAATTTCAATATTTAAATATATTCACTCACTTGTTAAAATCGATAAAACAAATACTCTTATAATTACAGAACATGACTCAAAACTTAACACTTATGCTAAAGCTAATGATATGCAAACATTTGAGATTCCTAAAAACGTTGGTGGAAGATTTTCCGTTTTTTCTGCTGTAGGATTAGTTCCTTTAGCAATTGTTGGCATAGACATAGATGAGTTGCTTCGTGGAACAAAAGAGGTACATGATTCGTTTTTTTATAAAGAGGCGGAGTATAAAAGAATCTTAAAAAAGGCGAGATTTTTTGTAGAGTATAAAAATAGTTTTAACATTAACGTAGTTTTTTCATACTCTTCGCGTTTAGAGGGTTTCAACAAATGGTATATACAACTTTGGGGTGAATCACTTGGTAAGGTAGATATAAATAAGACAAATCAAGGTCTTACTCCTGTAGGAATTATAGGGCCCATAGATCAGCACTCCTTTTTACAGCTTATAGTAGAAGGCAAACGCGATAAGACAGTCACAGTAGTCAAAGTAGATAACTTTTACAATCACCTAAAAATTCCTCCAGTAAAACTAAAAGGACTTGAAGAGTTAGACTATCTAGATAACATAGAGTTCTCTTCACTTATAAACAAACAAGCAGACGCGACAATAGAGTCTATAAATAACCTAGGGGATATTCCATGTGACGTGATAAGTATAGATGGCGTTACAGAGTATGCGATAGCAAGTCTAATGTATGAGTATGAGTTACTTACCTCTGTATGTGCAAAATTTATGTACATAGATGCTTATAATCAGCCTGGTGTTGAGAGCGGAAAGATTATTTTAAAAAATAAATTAAAAAAGAAGTAA
- a CDS encoding nucleotide sugar dehydrogenase yields MKIKIGVVGLGYVGLPLAHAFSEKYDVVGIDINEERISELNSGFDRTLELSNEQIQDALKSGISFTANVEDIKACNIYIVTVPTPIDSTNTPDLTPLIKSSQMIGKVLKKRDIVIYESTVYPGVTEDVCVPELEKISGLVFNKDFFCGYSPERINPGDKEHTVTKILKVTSGSTPEIANKVDELYKSIITAGTYKASSIKVAEASKVIENTQRDVNIALINELSFIFSAMKIDTNEVIEAAATKWNFIKLKPGLVGGHCIGVDPYYLTYKAEELGYKPNLILGARQINNSMGKYIAEQTIKEMIKKDKKIKNSNVLILGVTFKEDCPDMRNTKVVDIIEELKSYDCNVDVYDPCVDPKEKKQHYKHGVIDNPFTKDKKYDSIVVAVAHKEFITLEMKDYESILSGESVIMDVKGIVKKPSWRL; encoded by the coding sequence ATGAAGATAAAGATTGGAGTAGTTGGACTTGGGTATGTTGGTTTGCCCTTAGCGCATGCCTTTAGTGAAAAGTATGATGTAGTAGGAATAGATATTAATGAAGAGAGAATTAGTGAATTAAATAGTGGTTTTGATAGAACGCTAGAGTTAAGTAATGAACAAATTCAAGATGCTTTAAAATCAGGAATTAGCTTTACAGCAAATGTTGAAGATATTAAAGCATGCAATATTTATATAGTCACAGTCCCAACACCAATAGACTCTACAAATACTCCAGACTTAACACCACTTATAAAGTCTTCTCAGATGATAGGGAAGGTCTTAAAAAAAAGGGATATTGTTATCTATGAATCAACTGTATATCCGGGGGTAACTGAAGATGTCTGTGTTCCAGAACTTGAGAAAATAAGCGGACTTGTTTTTAATAAAGACTTTTTTTGTGGTTACTCTCCTGAGAGGATTAATCCAGGAGATAAAGAGCATACAGTTACGAAAATACTTAAAGTCACATCAGGTTCAACTCCAGAAATAGCAAACAAAGTTGATGAACTTTATAAGTCTATAATTACTGCTGGAACATATAAGGCTTCTAGTATAAAAGTTGCTGAAGCTAGTAAGGTAATAGAAAACACACAACGCGATGTAAATATAGCCTTAATAAATGAGCTCTCCTTTATATTTAGTGCAATGAAGATTGATACAAATGAAGTAATAGAAGCCGCTGCAACTAAATGGAACTTTATCAAGTTGAAACCTGGTCTCGTTGGTGGTCACTGTATAGGTGTTGATCCATATTACCTTACATATAAGGCGGAAGAGTTAGGATATAAACCAAATCTTATTTTAGGTGCAAGACAGATAAACAATAGCATGGGTAAATATATAGCAGAACAAACGATAAAAGAGATGATTAAAAAAGATAAAAAAATCAAGAACTCTAATGTATTAATTTTGGGTGTAACATTTAAAGAGGATTGTCCTGACATGAGAAATACAAAGGTAGTAGATATTATCGAAGAGCTAAAATCTTATGATTGTAATGTAGATGTGTATGATCCATGTGTCGATCCAAAAGAGAAAAAACAACACTATAAGCATGGAGTAATTGACAACCCATTTACGAAGGATAAAAAGTATGACTCTATTGTTGTAGCTGTTGCTCATAAGGAATTCATTACATTAGAAATGAAGGATTATGAGTCTATTTTGTCTGGAGAGAGTGTAATAATGGATGTGAAGGGTATAGTAAAAAAACCCTCTTGGAGATTGTAA
- a CDS encoding Gfo/Idh/MocA family protein, with protein sequence MKNFALIGAAGYIAPRHMKAIKETGNNLVAALDPYDGIGIMDSNFPEASFFTEFERFDRFVDKWRRDGNNKIDYMAITSPNYLHDSHIRFALKSGADAICEKPLVLNPHNIDQLKIIEQETGRKVYNILQLRLHDSIVALKEKVSKELVENPDKVYNIDLTYLTSRGKWYFTSWKGNQEKSGGIASNIGVHFYDMLCWIFGDVEENIVHIKTPDTNAGYFKLKNATVRWFLSVNYEYLPEDVKAKGIRTYRSITVDGDEIEFSGGFTDLHTRSYEEILKGNGFGLDEAYGSIRTVSAIRNSEPIGMKGDYHSFCKKVLV encoded by the coding sequence ATGAAAAACTTTGCACTTATTGGAGCTGCAGGATATATCGCTCCTAGACATATGAAAGCAATAAAAGAGACTGGGAATAATCTTGTTGCAGCACTTGACCCATACGACGGAATAGGAATAATGGATAGTAATTTTCCTGAAGCTTCTTTTTTCACTGAGTTTGAAAGATTTGATAGGTTTGTAGATAAGTGGAGAAGGGATGGAAACAATAAAATTGACTATATGGCAATAACATCTCCAAACTACTTACACGATTCACACATACGTTTTGCACTTAAAAGCGGAGCTGACGCTATATGTGAAAAGCCTCTAGTACTTAATCCACATAATATAGATCAATTGAAAATTATAGAACAAGAGACAGGTAGAAAAGTATACAACATCCTACAGTTGCGTTTACATGACTCTATTGTCGCTTTAAAAGAAAAGGTAAGCAAAGAATTAGTAGAAAATCCAGATAAGGTTTACAATATAGATTTAACATACCTTACATCTCGTGGTAAATGGTATTTCACTTCTTGGAAAGGTAATCAAGAAAAGTCTGGTGGAATTGCTTCTAATATTGGTGTGCATTTCTATGACATGCTCTGTTGGATATTTGGAGATGTTGAAGAAAATATCGTCCATATTAAAACGCCAGATACAAACGCTGGATACTTTAAACTTAAAAATGCGACCGTTAGATGGTTTCTTTCCGTAAACTATGAGTATTTACCAGAAGACGTAAAAGCCAAAGGAATACGTACCTACCGTTCTATTACTGTAGATGGTGATGAGATCGAGTTTAGTGGTGGTTTTACAGACTTACATACAAGAAGTTATGAAGAAATACTCAAAGGTAATGGCTTTGGTCTTGATGAAGCTTATGGTTCTATTAGAACTGTATCAGCTATTAGAAACTCAGAGCCAATTGGAATGAAGGGCGATTACCATTCATTTTGCAAAAAAGTATTAGTGTAA
- a CDS encoding acyltransferase: MSSYFSHESSYIDENVNIGDNTKVWHFSHILSGSNIGKNCSFGQNCVVGPNVNIGSGVKVQNNISIYEGVEVEDDVFLGPSMVFTNVINPRAFIVRRDEFKKTLLKKGCSIGANTTIVCGITIGEYALIGSGAVINRDVKPYALMVGVPAKQIGWVGISGNTLDFNDNVAEDEYANYEILNEELKVRKK; encoded by the coding sequence ATGTCTTCATATTTTTCGCATGAATCTTCATATATTGATGAAAATGTAAATATTGGCGACAACACCAAAGTATGGCACTTCTCACATATCTTAAGTGGTAGTAACATTGGAAAGAATTGTTCTTTTGGTCAAAACTGTGTAGTCGGTCCAAATGTAAATATTGGCAGTGGCGTGAAAGTCCAAAACAATATTTCAATTTATGAAGGCGTAGAGGTAGAAGATGATGTCTTTTTAGGCCCATCTATGGTTTTTACCAATGTTATCAATCCAAGAGCATTTATAGTTCGTCGCGACGAGTTTAAAAAAACATTACTAAAAAAGGGTTGCTCTATTGGAGCAAACACTACTATCGTTTGTGGAATTACTATAGGAGAATATGCTCTTATAGGTTCAGGTGCTGTAATAAACAGAGATGTGAAACCTTATGCACTTATGGTAGGTGTTCCTGCTAAACAGATAGGTTGGGTTGGCATTTCTGGAAATACTTTAGACTTTAATGATAATGTAGCAGAAGATGAGTATGCTAATTATGAGATACTAAATGAAGAGTTGAAGGTAAGAAAAAAATGA
- a CDS encoding DegT/DnrJ/EryC1/StrS family aminotransferase — protein sequence MKIDFANLQYQYQLYKIEIDEAIQSVLDKSNYIMGEEITQLENSLQKFTGAKHAITCSSGTDALLLAMMALDIKPGDEIITTPFTFIATAETIALMGAVPVFVDIDEKTYNIDTSKIEEKITSNTKAIVPVSLYGQPSDMDVIQSIADKHNLKVIIDGAQSFGSRYKGKTDSNLGDISTTSFFPAKPLGCFGDGGAVFTNDDALASKMKSLRVHGQSKRYHHKYIGMGGRLDTLQAAVLNVKLAHYKKDLALRQEVAQKYTEVFQEKGLILPFINDKATSAWAQYSVRVKYRNELQAKLKEAGIPTAVHYPVPLHLQECFEYLGYKAGDFPVAEIVSQEIMSLPMNPYVSEYEIQYISENL from the coding sequence ATGAAGATAGATTTCGCAAATTTACAATATCAATATCAACTCTACAAAATTGAAATAGATGAAGCAATACAATCAGTACTGGATAAATCTAACTATATCATGGGAGAAGAAATAACTCAGCTTGAAAATTCATTACAAAAGTTCACAGGGGCTAAACATGCAATAACATGCAGTAGTGGTACAGATGCACTACTTTTGGCTATGATGGCATTAGACATCAAACCAGGTGATGAAATCATCACAACTCCATTTACATTTATAGCTACGGCTGAGACTATAGCACTTATGGGAGCAGTTCCAGTTTTCGTAGATATAGATGAAAAGACTTATAATATTGATACATCTAAAATAGAAGAAAAAATAACATCAAACACTAAAGCTATTGTTCCCGTTTCCCTTTATGGTCAACCCTCAGATATGGATGTAATCCAGTCAATAGCAGATAAACATAATTTAAAAGTTATTATTGATGGTGCACAGAGCTTTGGAAGTAGATATAAGGGTAAAACTGATTCTAACTTAGGTGATATCTCTACAACATCTTTCTTTCCAGCTAAACCATTGGGTTGCTTTGGAGATGGTGGAGCAGTTTTTACAAATGATGATGCACTTGCAAGTAAAATGAAAAGTTTAAGAGTTCACGGCCAGTCTAAACGCTATCATCACAAATACATTGGAATGGGCGGGCGTTTAGATACTTTGCAAGCGGCAGTTTTGAATGTGAAATTAGCACACTATAAAAAAGATTTGGCACTTAGACAAGAAGTTGCACAAAAATATACAGAAGTGTTTCAAGAGAAAGGTTTAATTCTTCCATTCATAAATGACAAGGCTACATCAGCTTGGGCACAGTACTCTGTCCGTGTAAAGTATAGAAATGAACTTCAAGCTAAACTAAAAGAAGCCGGAATTCCAACCGCTGTACATTATCCAGTCCCACTACATCTTCAAGAATGTTTTGAGTACCTTGGATATAAAGCAGGTGACTTCCCAGTTGCAGAGATTGTTTCACAAGAGATTATGAGTCTACCTATGAACCCTTATGTAAGTGAATATGAAATTCAATATATAAGTGAGAACTTATAG
- a CDS encoding lipopolysaccharide biosynthesis protein, with amino-acid sequence MIKRLKPKSEFSRNVLTLMMGTTIAQAIPIAISPILTRIYTPDDFGVFALFLALVGIFSSIASGRYEMAIMLPKKDDDAINIFALGLLIITIITIVLFLIVCLFHTDLINILNTSSIDKWLYFIPITVFFMGFFNLLSLFSNRIGNYKEIAKAQIVKSIGSAIIQLSIGFFKSGVTGLISGQIISNILANTKLLQSLLHERNFTSKIKIFKMIVLAKKYKKFPLYQVPHAFLNTLASNIPVYMFSIFFSSMVVGIYSLSTRIVFTPLMIIAGASSKVYNQKVTELYNNGGDAYGFTLKLLASLFKKIIIPFILIILFAPDIFAFIFGEIWRDAGVYTQLLSPWIFMTFFVTTISFLTSLMSLQKKALFLEGIYFCLRVLAIMIGIYYNDVHIALIYFSIVGFCMLSYNMVWMLNALKGVK; translated from the coding sequence TTGATAAAAAGACTTAAACCAAAATCAGAGTTTAGTAGAAATGTTTTAACTTTAATGATGGGAACTACGATTGCACAGGCCATTCCTATAGCAATTAGCCCAATCTTAACAAGGATTTACACTCCTGATGATTTTGGTGTCTTTGCTTTATTCTTAGCACTGGTTGGTATATTTAGTAGTATTGCTAGTGGAAGATATGAGATGGCAATAATGCTCCCTAAAAAGGATGATGATGCTATAAATATTTTTGCGTTAGGCTTATTAATTATAACTATAATTACAATAGTTTTATTTTTAATAGTGTGTTTATTTCATACTGATCTAATCAACATTTTAAACACCAGTAGTATCGATAAATGGCTGTACTTTATACCAATTACAGTGTTTTTTATGGGATTTTTTAATTTACTTTCTTTGTTTAGTAATAGAATTGGGAACTATAAAGAAATAGCAAAGGCACAAATTGTAAAATCTATAGGTTCAGCTATTATACAACTGTCGATAGGCTTCTTTAAAAGTGGAGTGACCGGTTTAATTAGTGGTCAAATCATTTCAAATATATTAGCAAACACTAAACTACTTCAATCTCTTTTACATGAAAGAAACTTTACATCAAAAATCAAAATATTTAAAATGATTGTATTGGCTAAAAAATATAAAAAATTCCCACTCTATCAAGTTCCTCATGCATTTTTGAATACTTTGGCATCTAACATCCCTGTATATATGTTTTCAATATTCTTTTCAAGTATGGTAGTTGGAATTTACTCGTTAAGTACAAGGATTGTCTTTACCCCACTAATGATAATTGCAGGTGCAAGTTCAAAAGTATATAATCAAAAAGTTACAGAACTTTATAATAATGGAGGTGATGCCTATGGATTTACATTAAAGCTTCTAGCATCATTATTTAAAAAAATAATAATTCCATTCATTCTTATTATTCTATTTGCACCGGATATTTTTGCTTTTATATTTGGTGAAATTTGGAGAGATGCAGGTGTATACACACAACTACTCTCCCCGTGGATTTTTATGACATTTTTTGTAACGACAATATCATTTTTGACAAGTTTAATGTCATTACAAAAAAAAGCACTTTTTTTAGAAGGAATATATTTTTGCTTAAGAGTTTTAGCAATTATGATTGGTATTTATTATAATGATGTACATATTGCACTTATCTACTTTTCAATAGTTGGTTTTTGTATGTTGAGCTACAATATGGTTTGGATGTTAAATGCATTAAAAGGAGTAAAATAG
- a CDS encoding asparagine synthase-related protein has translation MPGLYGVVSKKEVDLHEKIYTYFYSSKHSETLNEELRYKNFLYGRSVINKFLNDRVLYEDKNLIIAFEGVYFNKKSILTSNEIANKYKKNSINFIKDIKGEFSGFIYDKQLDKLFLYNDHLSTKPIYYYKDNDYFIFASEFKVITKLLQGLAIEKVLDYDGVYSMLTFGYMLGELTFEKQTKKLDYATILEIDSELEITKHKYFRYEKKENFNLTKKEIIENIDKLLVSSIDRCWKKDKEYGYSHLSFLSGGLDSRVNVLLAKQLGYTNTLTMTFSQSGSSDEKIAQEISNKEGFKHIFYSLNNGKFLEANLEKYIEANDGLVNLTGSAAGYAFLSTINFKHFGALHTGQIGDLLFGSYVKKSFDVSSGIMSNQKELLKKISSFVEFRKKYNDNSEIFGYEQRVINGALNGDRTVSHYVDMVSPFYDRELIEFCLTIPDKYKKDEAIYLDWFNKKHKKVSQYKWESAGIKPRYSKIVNIAKIIKRYKNAILRRIGFNINDMNPFDIWMRQNKKILKTLDKYFEDNINNIDDLQLKEQLSDMYKRKIEFSHYGRNNKYLVVTLLLALNLHFGKTK, from the coding sequence GTGCCTGGATTATATGGAGTAGTATCTAAAAAGGAGGTTGATTTACATGAAAAGATATATACTTATTTTTACTCTTCAAAACATTCTGAAACTCTTAATGAAGAACTGAGATATAAAAATTTTCTTTATGGTAGAAGTGTAATAAATAAATTTTTAAATGATAGAGTACTTTATGAAGATAAAAATTTAATTATTGCTTTTGAAGGTGTTTATTTTAATAAAAAATCAATTTTAACTTCCAATGAAATTGCTAATAAATATAAAAAAAATAGTATTAATTTTATTAAAGATATTAAAGGTGAATTTAGTGGATTCATTTATGATAAACAACTAGATAAATTATTTTTATATAATGATCATCTATCAACTAAACCTATTTACTATTATAAAGACAATGATTATTTTATCTTTGCATCAGAATTTAAAGTTATTACTAAACTACTTCAAGGCTTAGCTATTGAGAAAGTATTGGATTATGATGGGGTATATTCAATGTTGACCTTTGGATATATGCTTGGTGAGCTTACTTTTGAAAAGCAGACAAAAAAGTTAGATTATGCCACTATATTAGAGATTGATAGTGAGTTAGAGATTACAAAGCATAAATATTTTAGATATGAAAAAAAAGAAAATTTTAATTTAACAAAAAAAGAGATTATAGAAAATATAGATAAATTACTGGTAAGTAGTATAGATAGATGCTGGAAAAAAGATAAAGAATATGGCTACTCGCATCTCTCATTTTTAAGTGGAGGTCTAGATAGTCGAGTCAATGTACTCTTAGCAAAACAACTGGGCTATACTAACACTTTGACTATGACATTTTCTCAGTCTGGAAGTAGTGATGAAAAAATAGCTCAAGAAATATCAAATAAAGAAGGTTTTAAACATATTTTTTATTCACTAAACAATGGAAAGTTTTTGGAAGCTAATTTAGAGAAGTACATAGAAGCAAATGATGGGTTAGTAAACCTTACTGGATCTGCTGCTGGATATGCGTTCTTATCAACTATCAATTTTAAACACTTTGGTGCTCTTCATACTGGACAAATAGGCGATTTACTCTTTGGTTCATATGTAAAAAAATCTTTTGATGTATCTAGTGGAATCATGAGTAATCAAAAAGAGTTATTAAAAAAAATATCCTCTTTTGTTGAGTTTAGAAAAAAATATAATGATAACTCTGAAATATTTGGATATGAGCAAAGGGTGATTAATGGAGCACTTAATGGAGATAGAACAGTTTCACATTATGTAGACATGGTCTCACCATTTTATGATAGAGAATTAATAGAGTTTTGCTTAACAATTCCCGATAAATATAAAAAAGATGAAGCAATATATTTGGATTGGTTTAATAAAAAACATAAAAAAGTATCTCAATATAAATGGGAAAGTGCAGGAATTAAGCCAAGGTACTCAAAGATAGTTAATATTGCTAAGATAATAAAACGCTATAAAAATGCAATATTACGGAGAATAGGATTTAACATAAATGATATGAACCCATTCGATATATGGATGCGACAAAATAAAAAGATTCTAAAAACCTTAGATAAGTATTTTGAAGATAATATTAACAATATTGATGATTTACAACTCAAAGAGCAATTAAGTGATATGTATAAAAGAAAAATAGAGTTTAGTCATTATGGAAGAAATAATAAGTACTTAGTTGTTACACTTTTATTAGCATTAAACCTGCACTTTGGAAAAACTAAATGA
- a CDS encoding glycosyltransferase, whose product MRLLIIANSTTVFGKELKNELEDIGEHVTLLDFESLKLFRDNFIEDMKYFNIFFKYKKIPKISMFFRMLYIRKLIKENDFDIINIHVSRWFYLLILPTLMKKKFIITFYGSDFYRTSNFIKNIQKVIYTKADRITFTNPITKQSFLDYYQEFYEKSYVCRFGLKTLDFIDKNRYKDRGEIKNILGYSQDKIIITCGYNATVAQQHEIIIKNLLKIDKKALNKIQFIFPLTYGDNSNKKRIRTILKDTNLDYIILEDFLYTDENAYIKLASDIMVNILKTDSFSGSMQEFLYAENIVITGSWLPYDIFDKEGIYYQKIDSENELSIKLENIINNIDEYKENLSINKNIIYKLSSWKNNINSWKDIYAN is encoded by the coding sequence ATGAGACTATTAATCATTGCAAATAGTACTACTGTGTTTGGAAAAGAACTTAAAAATGAACTTGAAGATATTGGAGAACATGTAACTCTTTTAGACTTTGAATCACTAAAACTTTTTAGAGATAATTTTATAGAGGATATGAAGTATTTTAATATATTTTTTAAATACAAAAAAATACCAAAAATAAGTATGTTTTTTAGAATGCTTTATATTAGAAAATTAATAAAAGAAAATGATTTTGATATTATAAATATACATGTATCACGTTGGTTTTATCTATTAATTTTACCAACTTTAATGAAAAAAAAGTTTATAATTACATTTTACGGGAGTGATTTTTACAGAACATCAAATTTTATAAAAAATATTCAAAAAGTAATATATACTAAAGCAGATAGAATCACTTTTACAAATCCTATTACGAAACAAAGTTTTTTAGATTATTATCAAGAGTTTTATGAGAAAAGTTATGTATGCAGATTTGGACTTAAAACACTAGACTTTATAGATAAAAATAGATATAAAGATAGAGGGGAAATTAAAAATATTTTGGGTTATTCACAAGATAAGATAATTATTACTTGTGGATATAATGCAACAGTAGCACAACAGCATGAAATAATAATAAAAAACTTACTTAAAATCGATAAGAAGGCTCTAAATAAAATCCAATTTATTTTTCCTCTTACATATGGGGATAATAGTAATAAAAAAAGAATAAGAACTATTTTAAAAGATACAAATTTAGACTACATTATTCTTGAAGATTTTTTATATACAGATGAAAACGCTTATATTAAACTAGCTTCAGACATAATGGTAAATATTTTGAAAACTGATAGTTTTTCAGGAAGTATGCAAGAGTTTTTATATGCGGAAAATATTGTGATAACAGGTAGTTGGCTTCCTTATGATATTTTTGATAAAGAGGGTATTTACTACCAAAAAATAGATAGTGAAAATGAACTATCAATAAAACTTGAAAATATTATAAACAATATTGATGAGTACAAAGAGAATTTATCAATAAACAAAAATATTATATATAAGCTCTCAAGTTGGAAAAATAATATAAATAGTTGGAAAGATATTTATGCAAACTAA